Proteins from a genomic interval of Euleptes europaea isolate rEulEur1 chromosome 18, rEulEur1.hap1, whole genome shotgun sequence:
- the NOP10 gene encoding H/ACA ribonucleoprotein complex subunit 3: MFLLFYLNEQGDRVYTLKKTDPAGEPTCSAHPARFSPDDKYSRHRITIKKRFGLLMTQQPRPVV; encoded by the exons ATGTTCCTGCTGTTCTATCTCAATGAGCAGGGAGACAGGGTCTACACGCTCAAG AAGACAGACCCCGCTGGAGAGCCGACGTGCTCAGCCCATCCTGCCCGCTTCTCCCCGGATGACAAGTACTCTCGTCACAGGATCACCATCAAGAAGCGCTTTGGCCTCCTGATGACCCAGCAGCCTCGGCCTGTGGTGTGA